One window of Sardina pilchardus chromosome 2, fSarPil1.1, whole genome shotgun sequence genomic DNA carries:
- the si:ch73-344o19.1 gene encoding uncharacterized protein si:ch73-344o19.1 isoform X1 codes for MNMKTTSYIFVGALVILSNPGKLSGHTTKPPHTEPPTAQSDVGAPHSITASLSSPRVTAGEAASSAPPQEQTSHHAATLPSPSEATHVTTALSPELSSVSGGRTDAATLHTTASLHTLSVLPQNDSSLGPKPVPFTASSAVVTSVPPGRGITPTELTTIPAAAPNQTESNHLNTDTSALAILPIQTTPQSTHIPVSSQTTRQPTTKSVPVGTAVEITSLPPTPSPTQLLTTEAPQTPDHLSVAPPKQQEPPQLDVGDEDAAHEGHHPASPLDPILAGLVSVFIVCTAIASVMLFLKFRQRNEHPEFHRLHDLPMDDLLEDTPLSRYTY; via the exons ATGAACATGAAAACTACAAGTTATATTTTTGTGGGTGCGCTGGTGATTCTATCCAATCCAGGCAAATTGTCAG GTCACACCACAAAACCACCACACACTGAGCCCCCAACTGCCCAGTCGGACGTAGGAGCACCCCACTCCATCACCGCCTCCCTCTCCAGCCCCAGAGTGACTGCTGGAGAGGCAGCCTCGAGTGCTCCACCACAAGAGCAAACCTCTCATCACGCTGCCACTCTCCCCTCCCCGTCAGAGGCAACCCACGTCACTACTGCTTTGTCACCAGAACTTAGCAGTGTCTCTGGAGGAAGGACCGATGCAGCTACTCTACATACAACAGCCTCCCTCCACACCCTCTCAGTCCTCCCACAGAATGACTCCAGTCTCGGCCCTAAGCCAGTTCCCTTCACAG CATCCTCTGCTGTTGTCACGTCAGTTCCCCCAGGGAGGGGCATCACCCCCACAGAGCTGACCACCATTCCTGCAGCAGCACCTAATCAGACTGAGAGTAATCACTTGAACACAGACACCTCAGCGCTTGCCATCCTACCTATCCAGACGACACCTCAATCTACCCATATCCCTGTGTCTAGCCAGACAACCCGTCAGCCAACCACCAAGTCAGTGCCTGTAGGGACAGCTGTCGAAATTACCTCCCTGCCACCAACCCCTTCTCCTACCCAACTCCTCACGACAGAGGCGCCCCAGACACCTGACCATCTCTCGGTGGCTCCCCCCAAACAGCAAGAGCCTCCCCAGTTGGATGTTGGTGACGAGG ATGCAGCACATGAGGGCCACCATCCTGCCTCACCGCTGGACCCCATCCTTGCAGGACTGGTGTCCGTATTCATCGTCTGCACTGCAATAGCCTCTGTCATGCTCTTCCTCAAATTCCGCCAGCGTAATGAGCACCCCGAGTTCCACCGCCTGCATGATCTCCCCATG GATGACCTGCTGGAAGATACACCTCTCTCAAGATACACCTACTAG
- the si:ch73-344o19.1 gene encoding uncharacterized protein si:ch73-344o19.1 isoform X2: MNMKTTSYIFVGALVILSNPGKLSGHTTKPPHTEPPTAQSDVGAPHSITASLSSPRVTAGEAASSAPPQEQTSHHAATLPSPSEATHVTTALSPELSSVSGGRTDAATLHTTASLHTLSVLPQNDSSLGPKPVPFTASSAVVTSVPPGRGITPTELTTIPAAAPNQTESNHLNTDTSALAILPIQTTPQSTHIPVSSQTTRQPTTKSVPVGTAVEITSLPPTPSPTQLLTTEAPQTPDHLSVAPPKQQEPPQLDVGDEAHEGHHPASPLDPILAGLVSVFIVCTAIASVMLFLKFRQRNEHPEFHRLHDLPMDDLLEDTPLSRYTY, encoded by the exons ATGAACATGAAAACTACAAGTTATATTTTTGTGGGTGCGCTGGTGATTCTATCCAATCCAGGCAAATTGTCAG GTCACACCACAAAACCACCACACACTGAGCCCCCAACTGCCCAGTCGGACGTAGGAGCACCCCACTCCATCACCGCCTCCCTCTCCAGCCCCAGAGTGACTGCTGGAGAGGCAGCCTCGAGTGCTCCACCACAAGAGCAAACCTCTCATCACGCTGCCACTCTCCCCTCCCCGTCAGAGGCAACCCACGTCACTACTGCTTTGTCACCAGAACTTAGCAGTGTCTCTGGAGGAAGGACCGATGCAGCTACTCTACATACAACAGCCTCCCTCCACACCCTCTCAGTCCTCCCACAGAATGACTCCAGTCTCGGCCCTAAGCCAGTTCCCTTCACAG CATCCTCTGCTGTTGTCACGTCAGTTCCCCCAGGGAGGGGCATCACCCCCACAGAGCTGACCACCATTCCTGCAGCAGCACCTAATCAGACTGAGAGTAATCACTTGAACACAGACACCTCAGCGCTTGCCATCCTACCTATCCAGACGACACCTCAATCTACCCATATCCCTGTGTCTAGCCAGACAACCCGTCAGCCAACCACCAAGTCAGTGCCTGTAGGGACAGCTGTCGAAATTACCTCCCTGCCACCAACCCCTTCTCCTACCCAACTCCTCACGACAGAGGCGCCCCAGACACCTGACCATCTCTCGGTGGCTCCCCCCAAACAGCAAGAGCCTCCCCAGTTGGATGTTGGTGACGAGG CACATGAGGGCCACCATCCTGCCTCACCGCTGGACCCCATCCTTGCAGGACTGGTGTCCGTATTCATCGTCTGCACTGCAATAGCCTCTGTCATGCTCTTCCTCAAATTCCGCCAGCGTAATGAGCACCCCGAGTTCCACCGCCTGCATGATCTCCCCATG GATGACCTGCTGGAAGATACACCTCTCTCAAGATACACCTACTAG
- the LOC134102136 gene encoding meiotic recombination protein REC8 homolog, with amino-acid sequence MVEADEISEERTPMSVPLPSPSSVGSRPREERVRQRIESPSLEVLELPPIVRRRRRRQLIFADERTQIPEDEQRAQIDNVHVETRPLAEVLVDVQTPRTATADALLSNPCNDLTPDILEIWRRGAALRSSPAARGEVETSEEEQEERELGRTEMEEGRIEVEQVSDALEMASDRELSSKDISAASLPHPETLRELERSLSQEGSGVHSLELSDRDMSQQEPVELPRSPVQPVFGRLEDIPEEIPEPFEAEVRLTEDELRMFFQPLEMQDEVTFQSLLPPSPSRETVAGSFWCLLENVNRQRVIVHQDEPYGDIFVSRGLLFDQIW; translated from the exons ATGGTGGAGGCGGATGAGATCTCAGAAGAAAGGACTCCCATGTCTGTGCCTCTGCCTTCTCCATCATCAGTAGGCTCAAggccaagagaggagagagtcagGCAGAGAATTGAGAGCCCAAgccttgag GTCCTAGAGTTGCCCCCTATTGTGAGACGGAGAAGACGTAGGCAGCTAATCTTTGCTGATGAGAGGACCCAGATCCCTGAAGATGAACAACGAGCACAAATTGACAATGTCCATGTCGAGACCAGACCTCTA GCAGAGGTGCTTGTGGATGTGCAGACTCCGAGGACAGCGACTGCTGATGCACTTTTGAGCAATCCCTGTAACG ATCTGACCCCAGACATCCTGGAGATATGGAGACGTGGTGCAGCTCTTCGCTCCTCTCCTGCTGCCCGGGGAGAGGTGGAGACCtcagaagaggagcaggaggagagagagctgggcaggacagagatggaggagggcagAATAGAGGTGGAGCAAGTGTCTGATGCTCTGGAGATGGCGAGCGATAGAGAGCTGAGCTCTAAGGACATCAGCGCAGCCTCCCTGCCACATCCAGAG ACCCTCAGAGAATTGGAGCGCTCTTTGTCTCAGGAAGGCTCAG GTGTCCACTCTCTGGAGTTATCTGACAGAGACATGTCACAGCAGGAACCTGTCGAGctgccaag GTCTCCTGTTCAGCCTGTGTTTGGTCGTCTGGAAGACATTCCTGAAGAAATTCCCGAGCCTTTTGAAGCAGAGGTCAGACTGACAGAGGACGAGTTGAG AATGTTTTTCCAGCCTTTGGAGATGCAGGATGAGGTGACTTTTCAGTCGTTACTACCTCCATCACCAAGCCGTGAAACAGTTGCTGGTTCTTTCTGGTGTCTTTTAG AGAATGTCAATCGACAGAGAGTCATTGTGCACCAGGATGAGCCCTACGGTGACATCTTTGTTTCACGTGGACTTCTTTTTGATCAAATATGGTAA
- the gng5 gene encoding guanine nucleotide-binding protein G(I)/G(S)/G(O) subunit gamma-5, with amino-acid sequence MSGASNLIAMKKIVQQLRFEASIHRVKVSQAAADLQQFCMQNALQDPLLTGVSSSTNPFRPQRMCSFL; translated from the exons ATGTCGGGAGCATCAAACCTTATTGCGATGAAGAAGATTGTTCAGCAACTCAGATTTGAGGCGAGCATCCACAGGGTGAAG GTATCGCAGGCTGCAGCAGACCTACAACAGTTCTGCATGCAGAACGCCCTTCAGGACCCTCTGCTCACAGGTGTTTCTTCAAGCACCAACCCTTTCAGGCCACAGAGGATGTGTTCCTTCTTGTGA
- the LOC134070572 gene encoding sterile alpha motif domain-containing protein 13-like, whose amino-acid sequence MLLMDEPSDQKQSSVKMPADMLASDSKESADVESKTNGSVETKNTVENGQFPDPSEWAVTDVVDYFKAAGFQEQADAFKDQEIDGKSLLLMTRNDVLTGLSIKLGPALKIYEYHVKPLQTQHLKTNAA is encoded by the exons ATGCTCCTCATGGATGAGCCTTCAGACCAAAAGCAGTCCAGCGTGAAGATGCCTGCTGACATGCTTGCTTCAGACAGCAAGGAGTCTG CTGATGTGGAGAGCAAGACCAATGGATCTGTAGAAACCAAAAA CACAGTGGAAAATGGACAGTTCCCTGACCCCTCAGAGTGGGCTGTGACTGATGTTGTTGACTACTTCAAAGCAGCCGGATTTCAGGAACAGGCCGATGCCTTCAAGGATCAG GAAATTGATGGCAAGTCCCTGCTCCTGATGACGCGCAATGACGTGCTGACCGGCCTGTCCATCAAACTGGGGCCTGCACTGAAGATCTATGAGTACCACGTCAAGCCGCTGCAGACCCAGCACCTGAAGACCAATGCTGCATAG
- the fuz gene encoding protein fuzzy homolog: MLQAEGVQLLCLTASSGVPLFSRGSSKQLPFSVIGSLNGVHMFGAGQGALLSCCETDRGDRVVWRVFRDSVMLIAVCSGGDGTFTELQLCRLLENTWNCMVLILGQEELSNVRNVERLKRDLRSCYRLIDRLLDRGDESVMGDLTHCADCLLPPNTSLLQDALDAFTQASDSEFGCLLIRGRVAVATEKWWRLVSQEVVLLSLLVCCLSGTASCDYPVFLPVGSPTVAHRLLRFQLLQGVDVCTLCGPAPSLHHAETELVGRFWSPLLETLHGCLEQTLRSPAPSVPLHPDILALLLINRESSQSLSIPGRPPAVTPQDAPPVPSVTRRWELLRLFYTFAVTRYFTSGEAAAAPAAAAAVEPLLEDFSQGFCHVPLQCYLVTEECKCYGLQTPQHQLFLLASLATPTFALRSIATQTLTSITAATGF, translated from the coding sequence ATGTTGCAGGCGGAGGGAGTTCAGCTGTTATGCCTGACAGCTTCCAGTGGGGTGCCGCTCTTCTCCCGCGGCTCATCTAAACAGCTACCCTTCTCCGTAATTGGATCACTGAACGGGGTCCACATGTTTGGTGCTGGGCAGGGTGCTTTACTTTCGTGCTGTGAGACAGACCGTGGCGACCGAGTAGTTTGGAGAGTTTTTCGAGACAGCGTGATGCTCATTGCGGTCTGCAGTGGCGGAGACGGTACCTTCACAGAGCTCCAGTTGTGCCGCCTACTGGAGAACACTTGGAACTGCATGGTGTTGATCCTAGGCCAGGAGGAACTGTCCAATGTTCGCAATGTGGAGCGCCTGAAAAGGGACTTACGTTCTTGTTATCGCCTCATTGACCGACTGCTGGACCGAGGAGATGAAAGTGTCATGGGTGACCTGACTCACTGTGCTGACTGTCTCCTGCCCCCAAACACCAGTCTGCTTCAGGATGCCCTTGATGCTTTCACTCAAGCCTCAGACAGTGAATTTGGCTGCCTGTTGATCCGTGGTCGTGTCGCCGTGGCCACTGAGAAGTGGTGGCGTCTCGTCTCTCAGGAGGTAGTGCTCTTATCGCTGCTGGTATGCTGCCTGTCGGGCACTGCGTCGTGTGACTACCCTGTGTTCCTCCCAGTGGGCAGCCCTACGGTGGCTCACCGGCTCCTTCGCTTCCAGCTTCTGCAGGGGGTGGACGTGTGCACTCTGTGCGGCCCGGCCCCGTCGCTTCACCACGCGGAGACAGAGCTCGTGGGCCGCTTCTGGTCTCCCCTGCTGGAGACGCTCCATGGCTGCCTGGAGCAAACCCTGCGCAGCCCTGCCCCGTCCGTCCCCCTGCATCCAGACATCCTGGCCCTGTTGCTTATCAACCGCGAGAGCAGCCAGTCTCTGTCCATCCCTGGGCGCCCCCCTGCCGTGACCCCTCAGGACGCCCCCCCTGTGCCCTCTGTTACGCGGCGCTGGGAGCTGCTGCGGCTCTTCTACACCTTTGCCGTCACGCGCTACTTCACCTCTGGAGAGGCGGCCGcagcgccagcagcagcagcagcagttgagCCCCTACTGGAGGACTTCTCCCAGGGCTTCTGCCACGTGCCCCTGCAATGCTACCTGGTGACGGAGGAGTGCAAGTGCTATGGGCTCCAGACGCCCCAGCATCAGCTCTTCCTGCTGGCCTCGCTGGCCACACCCACCTTTGCACTGCGCTCCATCGCCACCCAGACTCTCACCTCAATAACAGCCGCCACAGGCTTCTGA